One genomic window of uncultured delta proteobacterium includes the following:
- a CDS encoding PAS modulated sigma54 specific transcriptional regulator, Fis family: MTPHEIERLQEEIRRLEAENSALARKAMCFEAAVDMIAEGYIVIGKDGAIDYINQAYCQQFGVKREDALGMPIEKLIPNTRLIYSMENDLLEIDVLHEFPEGLTVSGERKAVSTRIPIKLDTGEVIACAALTKFSGYAYKLLQSIHELEGEVEYYRSELSRHADKGSGFENIPTSNAAYRKVKKLAERFAKSDLPVLLRGETGVGKEVFAKAIHAASARSDGPFISINCSSIPAELLESELFGYEDGAFTGGRRGGKRGKFELAHGGTLLLDEVGDMPLAMQVKLLRVLQDGYIEKVGGEKKTFAEVRILAATNQNLEEKIEDKTFREDLYYRLNVLPIVIPPLRERKEDIPALAYAFLGELNDKYEPRRTISPEALAWLQRYTWPGNIRELKNVIGRAFITCEGRVIQVENLPQHLLNTEMQQLKGRELRHLSSEQESSIILAVLRENNFNCSKAAKALSIHRATLYAKLGKFNIRIADLRTVAVNKPG, from the coding sequence ATGACCCCTCATGAAATTGAGCGGCTACAGGAAGAGATTCGCAGGTTGGAAGCGGAAAACTCCGCGCTCGCCAGAAAGGCCATGTGTTTTGAAGCCGCCGTGGACATGATTGCCGAGGGGTACATTGTTATTGGCAAGGACGGTGCCATTGACTACATAAACCAGGCCTACTGCCAGCAGTTCGGTGTAAAGCGCGAAGACGCGTTGGGCATGCCGATCGAAAAGCTGATCCCCAACACCCGGCTGATATACTCCATGGAAAACGACCTGTTGGAAATCGACGTTCTCCATGAATTTCCGGAAGGATTGACCGTTTCGGGCGAGCGCAAGGCCGTAAGCACGCGCATCCCCATCAAGTTGGACACCGGCGAAGTGATCGCCTGCGCGGCCCTGACCAAGTTTTCCGGATATGCCTACAAACTCCTGCAGTCCATTCACGAACTGGAAGGAGAGGTTGAATACTACCGCAGCGAATTGAGCCGGCATGCGGATAAGGGATCCGGCTTTGAGAACATTCCCACTTCCAACGCGGCCTACCGCAAGGTCAAGAAGCTGGCCGAACGCTTTGCCAAAAGTGATTTGCCTGTGCTGCTGCGGGGAGAAACCGGGGTGGGCAAAGAAGTCTTCGCCAAAGCGATCCACGCGGCCAGCGCCCGGAGTGACGGCCCTTTCATCTCTATAAACTGTAGTTCGATTCCAGCGGAACTGTTGGAGTCGGAACTCTTCGGGTATGAGGACGGCGCGTTCACCGGCGGACGGCGTGGGGGAAAGCGGGGGAAATTCGAACTGGCGCACGGGGGGACTCTGCTCCTCGACGAAGTGGGCGATATGCCTCTCGCCATGCAGGTCAAGCTGCTACGGGTGTTGCAAGACGGGTATATTGAAAAGGTCGGCGGCGAGAAAAAAACCTTCGCGGAAGTGCGTATCCTGGCCGCCACGAACCAGAACCTGGAAGAGAAAATAGAAGATAAAACCTTTCGCGAAGATTTGTATTACCGCCTGAACGTTCTGCCTATAGTCATTCCGCCCCTGCGGGAGCGCAAAGAGGATATTCCCGCGTTGGCGTATGCCTTCCTTGGCGAACTGAACGACAAATACGAGCCGAGGCGGACAATTTCCCCGGAAGCCCTCGCGTGGCTGCAGCGTTATACTTGGCCAGGCAATATTCGTGAGTTGAAAAACGTTATCGGACGGGCCTTTATCACCTGCGAGGGTAGGGTCATCCAGGTGGAGAATTTGCCGCAGCACCTCCTGAACACGGAGATGCAGCAGCTCAAGGGGCGCGAACTCCGGCACCTCTCGTCCGAGCAGGAAAGCAGCATCATACTGGCGGTTCTGCGCGAGAATAATTTCAATTGCAGCAAGGCGGCCAAGGCTTTGAGTATTCATCGCGCGACCCTTTACGCCAAGCTGGGAAAATTCAATATCCGCATTGCGGATTTGCGAACGGTGGCAGTGAACAAACCAGGCTGA
- the garR gene encoding tartronate semialdehyde reductase (Evidence 2a : Function of homologous gene experimentally demonstrated in an other organism; PubMedId : 10762278, 1705543, 20225875, 9772162; Product type e : enzyme), with amino-acid sequence MKTIGFIGLGIMGRPMCKNLLKAGYEVVCFDMVKNALDDVAAAGAKPAASVAEVASQCKRIVTMLPNSPHVTAVALEAGGIAESAVPGTLLIDMSSIAPLASRAIHDGLKAKGIRMVDAPVSGGEPKAIDGTLSVMVGGAQADFDEALPIIKTMAGSVVRVGEVGAGNTAKLANQIIVAVNIAALAEAMALAAKAGVDPELVYNAIRGGLAGSTAMEAKMPMFLGRNINPGFKINLHIKDLGNVMDTGHGVGVPLPLTSTVMEMMQALKVDGMDDADHSALIRYYEKLSNFEVKRMS; translated from the coding sequence ATGAAAACTATCGGTTTTATCGGCCTCGGCATCATGGGAAGACCCATGTGCAAGAATCTTCTGAAAGCCGGGTATGAAGTTGTGTGTTTTGACATGGTAAAGAACGCCCTGGACGATGTGGCGGCAGCCGGGGCCAAACCCGCGGCCTCCGTGGCCGAAGTGGCGAGCCAATGCAAGCGGATCGTCACCATGCTCCCGAACTCGCCGCACGTAACGGCCGTAGCCCTGGAAGCGGGCGGCATTGCCGAAAGCGCCGTTCCCGGAACCCTTCTCATTGACATGAGCTCCATTGCTCCACTAGCCAGCCGGGCTATCCACGACGGCCTTAAAGCCAAGGGAATCCGCATGGTGGATGCCCCGGTGAGCGGCGGCGAACCCAAAGCCATTGACGGCACCCTCTCGGTCATGGTCGGCGGCGCCCAGGCGGATTTTGACGAAGCCCTGCCCATCATCAAGACGATGGCCGGTTCCGTGGTCCGGGTAGGGGAAGTCGGCGCGGGCAACACCGCCAAACTCGCCAACCAGATCATCGTGGCCGTGAACATTGCCGCTCTGGCCGAAGCCATGGCCCTTGCGGCCAAGGCAGGGGTTGACCCCGAACTTGTCTACAATGCCATACGGGGTGGGCTTGCCGGGTCTACGGCCATGGAGGCCAAGATGCCGATGTTCCTCGGCCGCAACATCAACCCGGGCTTCAAGATCAATTTGCACATCAAAGATCTTGGCAACGTCATGGACACGGGCCACGGGGTAGGCGTGCCGCTGCCGCTGACGTCCACGGTCATGGAAATGATGCAGGCCCTGAAAGTGGACGGCATGGACGACGCCGACCACTCGGCCCTGATCCGCTACTACGAAAAACTGTCCAACTTTGAAGTGAAACGGATGTCATAG
- a CDS encoding Tripartite ATP-independent periplasmic transporter solute receptor, DctP family — MRIHHRIIKAFAFAAAVLLLAGTTEATAAIRANLAHVGAPDHIFEVGAKKFAELVEQKTNGQIIIKTYPGAALGGDRDTFEGLKMGTINFNIQGPVDSFLPITSITTLPYMFDNSGQIYKFLDSDIAEEVYKGLEGMGIVCLAHMQNGWRLITSNKPINAMADLKGMKIRTPESPTWRATFQAFGANPVPIAFNELYSALQQGVCDGQENPTAHIVTQRFYEVQNSLAVTRHMYLDAPLLVSKKFWDKLTPDQQTAVREAAKEATKHQREVSEARERADIEFLGKEGKMTVTYPDIKEFKAATEPVRKEWAAKYGQDLYDRIVKLVSE; from the coding sequence ATGAGAATTCACCACCGCATCATAAAAGCTTTCGCGTTTGCAGCCGCTGTGCTGTTGCTCGCAGGAACCACGGAAGCGACCGCCGCTATCCGTGCGAACCTGGCCCACGTCGGCGCGCCCGACCACATTTTCGAAGTGGGCGCGAAAAAATTTGCCGAACTGGTGGAACAGAAAACAAACGGACAGATCATCATCAAGACATATCCCGGCGCAGCGCTCGGTGGCGACCGCGATACCTTCGAAGGCCTGAAAATGGGCACCATCAACTTCAACATTCAGGGCCCGGTGGACTCTTTCCTGCCCATCACCTCGATAACGACCCTGCCCTATATGTTCGATAACAGTGGACAAATATACAAATTCCTGGACAGCGACATCGCCGAAGAAGTGTACAAGGGCCTTGAAGGCATGGGCATAGTCTGTCTCGCCCACATGCAGAACGGCTGGCGGCTGATAACCTCCAACAAGCCCATCAACGCCATGGCTGACCTCAAAGGCATGAAAATCCGTACTCCGGAAAGCCCCACCTGGCGCGCCACCTTCCAGGCTTTCGGCGCCAACCCGGTGCCCATAGCCTTCAACGAACTGTATAGCGCATTGCAGCAGGGCGTTTGCGACGGGCAGGAAAACCCCACCGCGCACATCGTGACCCAGCGTTTCTATGAAGTGCAGAATTCCCTCGCCGTCACCCGCCACATGTACCTGGACGCTCCGCTCCTCGTCAGCAAGAAGTTCTGGGACAAACTGACCCCCGACCAGCAGACGGCCGTGCGCGAGGCCGCGAAAGAAGCCACCAAGCATCAGCGCGAAGTTTCCGAAGCGCGTGAACGCGCGGATATCGAATTCCTAGGCAAAGAAGGCAAGATGACCGTCACCTACCCGGACATCAAGGAGTTCAAGGCCGCCACCGAGCCGGTGCGAAAGGAATGGGCGGCAAAATACGGTCAGGATCTGTACGACCGCATCGTCAAGCTCGTCAGCGAATAA
- a CDS encoding putative Tripartite ATP-independent periplasmic transporter DctQ component (Evidence 3 : Function proposed based on presence of conserved amino acid motif, structural feature or limited homology), which translates to MLKRMISLLEGVSVAFFCIMTLLVLYQIVMRKVFNASPPWTEELARYAMIWSTLLACAVLLREQGHIMLDYFIEFLPPGLKKAVLMFVGLLIIILTATFGYGGLGMIQTSIAVTQLSPGTGIPMWAVYIIMPLSGILMVACQLMAMADILRRNASADKEG; encoded by the coding sequence ATGCTGAAACGGATGATAAGCCTCTTGGAAGGCGTCAGCGTGGCATTTTTTTGCATAATGACTCTGCTGGTGCTGTATCAAATCGTCATGCGCAAGGTGTTCAACGCCTCCCCGCCGTGGACCGAGGAGCTTGCCCGGTATGCCATGATTTGGAGCACGCTCCTCGCGTGCGCGGTTTTGCTGCGCGAACAGGGGCACATTATGCTGGATTATTTCATCGAGTTCCTGCCTCCGGGATTGAAGAAAGCCGTGCTTATGTTTGTCGGCCTCTTGATAATCATCCTGACCGCCACCTTCGGGTACGGCGGACTGGGGATGATCCAGACCAGTATAGCGGTAACCCAGCTTTCCCCGGGAACGGGCATCCCGATGTGGGCGGTATACATCATAATGCCCCTGTCCGGTATTTTGATGGTGGCCTGCCAGCTTATGGCGATGGCGGATATCCTGCGCCGCAATGCATCAGCGGACAAGGAAGGGTGA
- a CDS encoding TRAP dicarboxylate transporter subunit DctM, translating to MSITLMLLLFVVLLFLGLPVGFTIGITSLLAIVIMDFDVSLITQRVFVGLDSFPMMALPMFILAGNLMSGGGITDRLWIFAKSALGFIRGASGYVSVVTSMLFAAMSGSALATVGGLGKLQIDGMVEDGFKTEEASAITAAASTIGPIIPPSIVFVLYGVLAGVSIGRLFMAGMVPGILMGLAIMGYIAVRVNRNKVKYVKRPMCNSRELASAFITAIPPLMTPVIILGGILAGLFTPTEAAAVSSAYALGLGIIYREFTLKSLYAIILGTAKTSAAIMLIIGFANGFSWLLTVLGASEVFYDFITGYGDSKIMILLLVNLALLVVGCFIETNSAVILLTPVLAPALVAIGLDAVHIGIILSINLLIGILTPPMGMALYIVQRIGGAPFNKIVGAVMPLIFCLLLVQLVVTFIPALSLALPKLIMG from the coding sequence ATGTCGATCACACTCATGTTATTGTTGTTTGTCGTGCTGTTGTTCTTAGGCCTGCCCGTAGGGTTCACCATTGGCATTACGTCTCTTCTGGCCATCGTGATAATGGATTTCGACGTTTCCCTTATTACCCAGCGCGTATTCGTGGGGCTGGACAGCTTCCCGATGATGGCGTTGCCGATGTTCATCCTGGCCGGCAACCTGATGAGCGGCGGCGGCATCACGGACCGGCTGTGGATCTTCGCCAAAAGCGCGCTGGGCTTCATTCGCGGAGCTTCGGGCTATGTGAGCGTTGTTACCAGCATGCTGTTCGCGGCCATGAGCGGCTCGGCGCTTGCCACAGTCGGCGGGCTGGGCAAACTCCAGATCGACGGGATGGTGGAAGACGGGTTCAAAACGGAGGAAGCCTCCGCCATTACGGCGGCCGCCTCCACCATCGGTCCCATCATTCCGCCCAGCATTGTCTTTGTGCTCTACGGGGTGTTGGCCGGTGTTTCCATCGGACGCTTGTTCATGGCCGGCATGGTGCCCGGCATTCTGATGGGACTTGCCATTATGGGCTACATCGCCGTTCGGGTGAACCGCAACAAGGTCAAGTACGTCAAGCGGCCCATGTGTAATTCCCGGGAATTGGCAAGCGCGTTTATCACGGCCATCCCGCCTCTCATGACCCCGGTCATCATTCTCGGCGGCATTTTGGCGGGCCTTTTCACGCCCACTGAAGCTGCAGCGGTTTCCAGCGCTTACGCCTTGGGGCTGGGCATCATCTACCGCGAGTTCACGCTCAAATCCCTGTACGCGATCATTCTGGGAACGGCCAAAACCTCGGCGGCCATTATGCTGATTATCGGTTTCGCCAACGGGTTCTCCTGGCTTTTGACCGTTCTCGGTGCTTCGGAGGTCTTCTACGACTTTATTACCGGCTACGGCGATTCGAAGATTATGATTCTTTTGTTGGTCAACTTGGCTTTGCTTGTTGTCGGCTGCTTCATCGAAACAAACTCCGCCGTCATCCTGTTAACACCCGTCCTTGCACCGGCGCTGGTCGCCATCGGGCTGGATGCGGTGCATATCGGCATCATCCTGTCGATCAATTTGCTGATCGGCATTCTTACCCCGCCCATGGGCATGGCGCTCTATATCGTCCAGCGCATAGGCGGCGCGCCGTTCAACAAAATCGTTGGGGCCGTCATGCCGCTGATCTTCTGCCTCCTGCTGGTTCAGTTGGTGGTAACCTTCATCCCGGCGCTATCCTTGGCGCTGCCGAAATTGATTATGGGGTAG
- a CDS encoding conserved hypothetical protein (Evidence 4 : Homologs of previously reported genes of unknown function) produces the protein MDIRVSYAKASNGTVLGRVHPGSDVIKGIEKICAECGIKNGWVDCIGSLRETKYFILTKQPQTKAGAGYGAPIAVAGPVELIAAQGLLVNGSVHLHGIMCDDQGRTFGGHIIAEGSPVLVTCEVSIADSPGLSCARGDDGEVDGMQFFPKGL, from the coding sequence ATGGACATCAGAGTAAGTTACGCTAAGGCTTCGAACGGCACAGTTCTCGGACGAGTGCATCCCGGTTCGGATGTCATCAAGGGCATCGAAAAAATCTGCGCGGAATGCGGCATCAAAAATGGCTGGGTGGACTGCATCGGCAGCCTGCGGGAAACCAAATACTTCATTCTGACCAAGCAGCCCCAAACCAAAGCCGGCGCGGGCTACGGCGCCCCCATCGCGGTGGCGGGCCCCGTGGAACTGATCGCGGCCCAAGGGCTGCTGGTCAACGGTTCCGTCCATCTGCACGGGATCATGTGTGACGACCAAGGCCGCACCTTCGGCGGCCACATCATCGCGGAAGGCAGCCCCGTGCTGGTAACCTGCGAAGTGTCCATCGCCGATTCCCCGGGCCTCTCCTGCGCCCGCGGCGACGATGGTGAAGTGGACGGCATGCAGTTTTTCCCCAAAGGCCTGTAA
- the atoB gene encoding Acetyl-CoA acetyltransferase — translation MNAVPSYTVHRQCASGMQAMLSGMQQIVCGYSDAVLCGGVESMSTAPFYIRGARFGVGNGNTAFLDPNIESQPKSQPADIYGTFTMIQTADTVAKQFAVSREDCDRFALESQRRAVLAIDEGRFRDEIVPVVMPRRKGDPIVFDTDEYPKRDTDAEKLAKLKPIFPDGVTTAGNASGRNDGASALVLMSAEKAAALGLKPMARILAGCSAGVDPRIMGISPVAATKKLMGILAPSGLSLDDFGLIEINEAFAAQSVACVKELGLDPARVNVNGGAIALGHPLGCSGARIATTLVHEMKKRNVRYGLAAICIAGGLGMAMAFELT, via the coding sequence ATGAACGCGGTGCCGTCTTACACCGTTCACCGCCAGTGCGCCTCGGGCATGCAGGCCATGCTTTCGGGCATGCAGCAGATTGTGTGCGGCTATTCCGATGCCGTGCTGTGCGGCGGCGTTGAAAGCATGAGCACCGCCCCCTTTTATATCCGCGGCGCCCGCTTCGGCGTGGGCAACGGGAACACCGCCTTTTTGGATCCCAACATCGAAAGCCAGCCCAAAAGCCAGCCGGCTGACATCTACGGCACCTTTACCATGATTCAGACGGCCGACACCGTCGCCAAGCAGTTTGCCGTCTCGCGCGAAGATTGCGACCGCTTTGCGCTCGAAAGCCAGCGCAGGGCCGTTTTGGCCATCGACGAGGGACGCTTTCGCGACGAAATCGTCCCCGTCGTCATGCCGCGGCGCAAGGGCGATCCGATTGTGTTTGACACCGACGAATACCCCAAGCGCGACACCGACGCTGAAAAACTGGCCAAACTAAAGCCCATCTTCCCCGATGGCGTGACGACGGCCGGCAACGCCTCCGGCCGCAACGACGGTGCAAGCGCCCTCGTTTTGATGAGCGCCGAAAAGGCCGCCGCCCTGGGGCTGAAGCCGATGGCGCGCATTCTGGCGGGCTGTTCCGCCGGCGTGGATCCCCGTATCATGGGTATCAGCCCTGTGGCCGCCACAAAAAAGCTGATGGGCATTCTCGCCCCTTCGGGCCTGTCGCTTGACGATTTCGGCTTGATCGAAATCAACGAGGCCTTTGCGGCCCAATCGGTGGCCTGTGTCAAGGAACTGGGACTCGATCCCGCCCGGGTCAATGTCAACGGCGGCGCCATCGCGCTGGGCCACCCGCTCGGCTGTTCGGGCGCGCGCATTGCCACGACGTTGGTGCACGAGATGAAAAAGCGCAACGTCCGCTACGGTCTTGCCGCCATCTGCATCGCCGGCGGGCTTGGCATGGCCATGGCGTTTGAGCTGACGTAA
- a CDS encoding transposase codes for MKTISTIGLDLAKNIFRVYGVNANGRCVVSKNIHRDSLAEFFAKLPACVVAMEACGTSHYWGRCIASYGHTVKIIHPRYVAPFRIGGKNDANDAAAICEAAQRPHMRFVALKSQREADIQSIHRVRQGLVKERTATANRIRALLLDNGIAVKQGIRNICSALPAVLGDEENALSGLMRNLLGMQYEHFIHLEKQIKQSEDSLKKLAADNNLCQRLRAVPGIGLLTATSLLALEGVARDFKKSRSFAAFLGLTPRQHSSGGKSRLLGIHKRGDCYLRTLLIHCSRSVLRSFLAGNPIVRQGKLAAWLADIVSRRGVHKATVALANKLARIAWCMLTRNSRFEFSQ; via the coding sequence ATGAAGACGATTAGCACTATCGGTCTTGATCTGGCAAAGAACATTTTTCGCGTATACGGCGTCAACGCCAATGGCAGATGCGTTGTAAGTAAAAATATCCATCGCGATTCGCTGGCTGAGTTTTTCGCCAAACTTCCCGCTTGCGTGGTTGCCATGGAGGCGTGTGGCACATCCCATTATTGGGGGAGATGTATCGCTTCCTATGGGCACACCGTTAAAATTATACACCCGCGCTATGTGGCTCCGTTCCGTATTGGTGGGAAAAACGACGCCAATGACGCTGCCGCGATCTGTGAAGCGGCACAGCGACCTCATATGCGCTTTGTGGCCCTTAAATCGCAACGCGAAGCTGATATTCAATCAATTCACCGCGTACGCCAGGGCTTGGTGAAAGAGCGTACAGCCACGGCCAACCGGATCCGCGCCTTGCTTTTGGATAATGGCATTGCCGTGAAGCAGGGAATACGCAATATTTGCTCGGCGTTGCCTGCTGTCCTCGGCGATGAAGAAAATGCCCTCTCCGGCTTGATGCGAAACCTTTTGGGAATGCAATACGAGCACTTCATACATCTGGAAAAACAGATCAAACAATCCGAAGATTCTCTAAAAAAATTGGCCGCCGACAATAATCTGTGCCAACGCTTGCGTGCCGTTCCTGGCATAGGCTTGCTGACGGCCACCTCTCTGCTTGCCTTGGAAGGGGTAGCGCGGGATTTCAAGAAAAGTCGCAGCTTTGCCGCTTTTCTTGGCCTGACGCCACGCCAGCATTCAAGTGGCGGCAAAAGCAGACTTCTGGGCATCCATAAGCGTGGTGACTGTTATCTGCGAACGCTGTTGATCCATTGCAGTCGTTCAGTGCTCCGCTCTTTCCTCGCAGGTAATCCGATTGTGAGACAGGGTAAACTTGCCGCCTGGCTTGCGGACATCGTTTCACGGCGTGGGGTGCACAAGGCGACTGTGGCTCTTGCCAACAAACTTGCCCGCATAGCTTGGTGCATGCTGACCAGAAACTCGCGATTTGAGTTTTCCCAATAA
- the oadB gene encoding Oxaloacetate decarboxylase beta chain encodes METTFKLATLLQSTGIYGVEPQQIFMMAVCLLLLWLGIAKQFEPLLLIPIAFGGLLANIPMAGMAAPGGFLHHIYTFGIGSGLFPLFIFIGVGAMTDFGPLIANPKTALLGGAAQMGIFTTLLGALALANLGLDFSIRDAASIGIIGGADGPTAIFLTSRLSPDLLGAIAVAAYSYMALVPIIQPPIMRLLTTEAERKIVMRQLRPVSRREKIIFPLLIVLLCAFLLPDATPLMGAFGFGNLLRESGVVERLSKTAQNEFINIVTILLGLAVGSKLGAEQFLQPKTLGILALGAVAFSIGTASGVLLAKGMNLFMKEKINPLIGAAGVSAVPMAARVVNKVGQESDSNNYLLMHAMGPNVSGVIGSAVAAGVLLAFLK; translated from the coding sequence ATGGAAACCACCTTCAAGCTGGCAACGCTGCTCCAAAGCACGGGCATCTACGGCGTGGAGCCGCAACAGATTTTCATGATGGCCGTCTGTCTCCTCCTGCTCTGGCTGGGGATAGCCAAGCAGTTCGAGCCGCTCCTGCTCATCCCCATCGCCTTCGGCGGGCTGCTCGCCAACATTCCCATGGCGGGCATGGCGGCGCCGGGCGGCTTTCTGCACCACATCTACACCTTCGGCATCGGGTCCGGGCTGTTCCCGCTGTTCATCTTCATCGGGGTGGGGGCTATGACGGACTTCGGCCCGCTGATCGCCAACCCCAAAACCGCGCTCCTCGGCGGGGCCGCGCAGATGGGCATTTTCACGACCCTGCTCGGCGCGCTGGCGCTGGCGAACCTCGGCCTGGATTTCTCCATCCGGGACGCGGCCAGCATCGGGATCATCGGCGGGGCGGACGGCCCCACGGCCATCTTTCTGACCAGCAGGCTCTCGCCGGACCTGCTCGGGGCCATCGCGGTGGCGGCCTATTCCTACATGGCGCTGGTGCCCATCATCCAGCCGCCGATCATGCGCCTTTTGACCACAGAGGCGGAGCGCAAAATCGTGATGCGGCAGCTCAGGCCCGTGAGCCGCCGGGAAAAGATCATTTTCCCGCTGCTGATCGTGCTGCTCTGCGCCTTCCTGCTGCCGGACGCGACCCCGCTCATGGGGGCCTTCGGCTTCGGCAACCTGCTCCGGGAGAGCGGGGTGGTGGAGCGGCTGTCCAAGACGGCCCAGAACGAGTTCATCAACATCGTGACCATCCTGCTGGGCCTGGCCGTAGGGTCCAAACTGGGGGCCGAGCAGTTCCTGCAACCCAAAACTTTGGGCATCCTCGCGCTCGGCGCGGTGGCGTTTTCCATCGGCACGGCTTCGGGCGTACTGCTGGCCAAGGGCATGAACCTGTTCATGAAGGAAAAGATCAACCCGCTCATCGGCGCGGCCGGGGTTTCCGCCGTGCCCATGGCCGCACGGGTGGTGAACAAGGTCGGGCAGGAATCGGATTCCAACAACTACCTGCTCATGCACGCCATGGGGCCCAACGTCTCCGGCGTCATCGGCAGCGCCGTGGCCGCCGGGGTGCTGCTGGCGTTTCTGAAATAA